The Elgaria multicarinata webbii isolate HBS135686 ecotype San Diego chromosome 1, rElgMul1.1.pri, whole genome shotgun sequence genome has a window encoding:
- the LOC134395231 gene encoding kunitz-type serine protease inhibitor B1-like yields MKARFILLFLVGLLFAWAELPSATGQTDICCLSIPPGRCLAHFHHWFYDSRTQSCIEVSYSGCRASRNNFPSLEACQRRCSGHVCTTTRLRGCPKPSGSGICVEECSSDASCGPGKKCCSNGCGHVCMKVTGGIG; encoded by the exons ATGAAGGCTCGCTTCATTCTCCTCTTCCTTGTGGGGCTCCTCTTCGCCTGGGCTGAGCTGCCATCGGCAACTGGACAAACAG ATATCTGCTGCCTCTCTATACCGCCTGGTCGTTGCCTGGCTCACTTTCACCACTGGTTCTACGACTCGAGGACCCAGAGTTGTATCGAAGTTAGCTACAGCGGCTGCAGAGCAAGTCGAAATAATTTCCCGAGTCTTGAAGCGTGTCAACGCAGATGCAGCGGTCATG TGTGTACCACGACACGTCTTAGAGGGTGTCCCAAACCCTCCGGCTCTGGGATCTGCGTGGAAGAATGCAGCAGTGATGCCTCTTGTGGCCCGGGGAAAAAGTGCTGCAGCAATGGCTGTGGCCACGTGTGCATGAAGGTCACTGGAG